The Vallitalea pronyensis genomic sequence ATGCCAATGGATAAGGTAGGTAAAGGATTAGGTAAGGTAAGTGGAGCTAGTGCAAATGCTATAGTAGGAGGTATGCAGTCCATAGGTCAAGCAATGTCAAGTAAGCATACACAATCATTTGCATCAGCAGATATTAAATCACATAGTAGGAGATAGAGAAAATGGAACAATTCATAAAAAGAAAAATTCAAATGTTTCTCCTAAAGAAATCGCCATACCTATTATTAATTGTATTATTTATCGTTATTATTATAGGCATTGCTGAAATGATATCAAAAATACCTTTCGTAGGTGGATCACTAAACCAAGAGAAGATAAAAGAAGTGCAAGCAGAAATTGGAGATCAGATAGGCATAATAAATTATGATAAGGTAAAAAAATACATTGAAATTGAAGAAAACTCATACCCCAAAAATCAAAATGCCAATATCTTAGTATATGAAGAAACACTAACAGAAATAGCTCATAGAGATGATAATTTTTTATTAGCTAAAGCTAACCACGATAAAACGGAAAACGTTCTGTTTAGAATAGGTGATACAACAAGAGTTTATAGGTTATGGTGGCAATTTCTTGCAGGCGTAGATGTCATTGCGACAACATCTAATGACATAAAAGATATGTCTGTCATGAACGTCGTTAAAAAAAAGCTAAGTCCCATTTTTGAGTATACGTTTAATATGAATAACCTAAGTGATTTTGAATATTATCAAACACAATATTCATCAGTCTATACCCATAAAAAAACGTATAAAAACGGTGTATTTGAAGGTTCAGAAAGGCATCAAATTAATACAACTAAAAAAATTCCGTTACCTTACTTAAAAAGTGTTAGCACCATGTTTGAAAATAAAACGTTCAGTTATAATAAGACAATTATTGAAACAAGTGAATGGCACTTAACGGACCAAAAGGCAGAAGTTAGGTATGAGTATGAACAAAGTGAGGATGGTAATTATGTGTATGTTAATGGAAACTATGAAAGAAGAACATCTGCAAATAAAAATTCGGAACAAGGTGGATATATCGAAGACGACAAGGGAGCTTATGTAAAAGTATCATCCTACTATATCTCTTATAATCAAAAGTATCATAAAGGAAAACAAAGATACAGTTATGAAGAACCAACTTTAAGAGAGCGTTACAATAGGATTAAAATTACGGAAGAACTTTATATCTATAACAGAACCAAAACAGAAGGCTACAATATTGTCAATAGTAGTTCCCAAAATACAAGATATGATGAATTTATAGCCACACACAACTTAGAAGATAAGTTAGTAGAAAAGGATAAGGAATTAATTTTACATACAGGAGCTTTATTCCCTGAATCCTACGAGTTTAGTTACAACGCCAATACCTACTTAGGTCATAATTCAAAACTCATTGTTAATGGTGGTTATGAAGGTACAGGAAGTTATAAGGTAACAGATGAACAAACAAAGTTTATTTTACCCATTAAATTCAGTGAAAACGTGAATGAGAAAAAAATTAATATATCTTCTCATTTTGGGCCAGGTACATTGACTATGAATGGGATAACAAAACATAGGTTCCATCATGGAACAGATTTTCCTATTATAGTAGGGACACCTATCATAGCAGCTAGCAAAGGGAAAATCCTACGGACAGGAAATGGAAAGATCGCTGGTAATTATGTTGTCATAAAACACGATGATGGATTTATAACCAAGTATTTTCACTTGAATTTGATTATGTGTAAGAAAGACCAGGAGATTGATACAGGAGAAATAATTGGCTTATCAGGAAATACAGGTTATTCAACTGGACCACATTTGCATTTTGAAGTTATCAATCCACAAGGTAATCATGAAAACGCAATGATTTATTTACCATTAGTAAAGGATGATTAGATGAAAAGAAAAATTGCTATAGCTACAGCAATTGAAAGGCTTAATGAAACATTGATAGAAAAAATTAACAATAAGTATACTTGTGAAATCGTACTATATCGGGGATACCTTATAGAACACGCATTTGATATTGTTATATTAAGTAGCCGATTAGATGGTGAGGAAGATTTAGAAACAACTTTTCTGGAACTAATAAAGCAAGGGAAAAGGATAATATTTTTAACCACATCTGATAACGAAGAGGAAAAGAGATTATGTATAAAATATGGTGTATTTGATATTATATTTGATTCATTAAAGCCTTCAGATATTATTCATTTAATTGAAAATCCAAAATCTGTAAAAGAGATGTCACATGTTATTGAAACTTTAAGAGAAAAGCCAGATGACAATAATGAAAGTAAAACCAATAGCTTGAAAGTTGAAATAGTGGATGAAAGTATCAATCAACCTAAAAGTGAGCCTACTAAGAAGAATATCGTTCATAAAATAAATAAACTCACAAAGAAAAATTCCTTACTTGATGTTGATAGCAATGAGTTAAATGGGAAAGAAAATAATACATTAGATAAAATGAACCTTTATAAAGAAGGAAAGAAGGAACCAAAAGAAGATATAGAAAGACCTGTTGTAACCATTATTAAAGATAAAATAATAGGTACATTGGTAATAGCAGTAACAGGCTCAATGCAGCGCATTGGGACAACCCATACATGTATTTCTATAGCAAGTTACTTAAAAAGTTTAAATCAAAGTGTGGGCGTTGTAGAAATGCACGAGAGTGATAATTTTTCAATATTAAGAAATGCTTATGAAGATGTTATAGAAAAGGAGAAAGGTTTTTTATTAAATGGCTTTCATTTCTATAGTTATGAGGACAGCATAAACTTTTTTGAAATATTACATAATGATTTTAATTACATCGTATTGGATATGGGTGATTTTAAAACGTGTAATAAAACTGAATTTCTCAGAGCAAATATAAGGATAGTCGTTAGCGGGGTAAAAGATTGGGAAATACCTAATTTGGACCAGTACCTAAAAGAGAAAGATTTAAAGAATAAATCGAAGTATTACTTCACTTTTTCAAACAAGGAACTTTTTAAGTTTGTGAAATACAACTTAAGTGGTTTGGAGTGCTATATGGCTCCTTTTACACCAGATCCATTCACAGTTGATGAAAACGAAGTATTTTCTTCGATGCTAAAAGATGTCATACCGACTAACACTATGAAGAAAAAGAAAAGGCTATTCAATATATGGAAGGGGGGGATAGGAAAATGAAAAGGAAACCAGTTTTATTAAAAAAAGAAGTAGAAAAGGAAGTGAAGAAGGAAAATGTAAAAGATGAAAATATAGACGATAAAACAGTCATCCAATCGTTTAGAAAACTAATAGTAGGTGTATATGATAATGCTGAATTTGCAAGTGAATTTGCTTTATTTATCGCTGAAAATACAACATTGAAAATACTGCTTATTGATGCAGACACATTACATCCTATTATAGCTGAAACATTAGCAATGAAACATACATTTAATGCTAATATTAGCACAAGCATCAGAACCACATCATCCTTTAACATGGCCATGGATTACATGGCAAAAGGTAAACCTACCAGGGAAATATTTCAGGAGATGTGTATAAAGTGTAAATCATTATATGTATTGACTGGAAATGATGACTTAAATATGTATGAGTATTATCCAGAGAACGCATTTAAGGAACTACTTATCATGGCTATAAAGTGTTTTGATATGGTGATTGTCAACACCAACGCATGCATATATGATGCCTTTTACGTTGATACATTAGATACATGCGATACAATGCTTTATCCGGTGGAGTTAACAGCAGATAAATTAAAAAAAGTGAATCAGTATGTGATGTATGGTTTACAGAAACGATCCATTGAAAAAGACCGGCAGAAGATAATAGGCTTCAATTACTCACCATTACATATGCCAAAATCAGAAGTAAAGGCTGCAACAGAAAAAAATTTCCTAGGAACAATCGTTTATGATGAAAAACGGATCAGCGCTAGGAGTAAATTTCACAAACGATATAAAATGAGTAGAAAAGTTAAAAATGATTACATCACATTACTCAAAAAATTCAACATACATCTTGGTAAAAGGGGCTTTTTTAAGAAGAGGTGAAATGGATGCCTACAATCAATACGTTTACAAAAAGAGAACAGACAAAACACATTGAGAGAGACCTAGTTAATAAGAATGAACTATCACTAATTGAGGAAATAAGACATAAAATTGTTACAGAACATGCGCTACTCATCCACAGAATCTCCGAAGGGGCTGACAAAGAACCCCTTCTAAAAGAGATTAAAAAAATGATTGATACGTATCCTTATGGCGATAAGGAGCGTATATTTCAGGAAATCAATAACTTTATGTATGGGTATGGTATTCTTCAAGACTTAATAACTGATGATACCATCTCGGATATTGATTTTACCCGGTATAACTATTGTACCATAAAAAGAAATGGTGTAAAAGAAGAAGGAAATATCTCCTTTATAAACACAAAAGAGTTTCAAGATTTCGCAATGTTAATGATTGCTCGAAATGGTGGAATAATTGATGAGAACAATACCCATTGTCGAGTATCCGATGAGAAATATAGATTGCGTATCAATGTATCCATACCACCTCGAAATGTAACAGGTGCATCTATGATAACGAGAAAGCATCCGATACACCCATATAACCTTGATGATTTAGTAAAACTTAATATGCTCACAGAAAAACAGAAAGAATTTCTGATATGTAATGAAAAAAATCTATCGCTGAATCTTATTATATGTGGCAAAGGTGCATCAGGGAAAACAACGCTACTACGAGCCATATTAATGGAGGCATACCCAATGAATACATACCTGGTATGTGAAAAAGATACGGAGTTGTATATGAATGATTATGATAACTTTGTCATTCAAAGAATTAAAAAGAAGGAGTTAGGCGGCGTAAAAGTTGAACTAGAAGATCTTGTAAGAGAAGGTCTAACCATGTCAGTGGATTGCATGGTTGTAGGAGAAATCGTTGATAGTGAAGCATACAGTCTTATTAAAGCAGGGTCAACGGACCACAAGATAAGGGCAACCTTGCACAGTAAAGGTGCTGAAGCTGCAATCAACAGATTAATAACACTTATGGAATCTGCGGATAAAAAAATACCTATACATACCCTAAAGGCAATCACGAGCCAAGCTGTAGATATAATCATTTATATGAGCGATTTTAAAGTACAACAAATTGTTAAGGTACAGGGGTATAACCGGGAAAAAGACACATTTGAATTTGTGGACATTACAGAAGGTGGGGCGGAACATGCTAAATGAGCTTATAGAGTTATATGCGATAGCAACACTATCTTGGCCAATTTTCATCTTATTCATTATTATACTGGTTACAACCATCTTAATTGTTGGCATAGTTACCCTTAAATTGCCTATAGGATCAACTTTAAGTACCACTGTTAAGTCCATTAAAGGTGGCTTTAAAAAACTTGATAGAAAGGCTAATAGGAACCTTATAAGGATAGTACAGTCACAAATGAAGGACGATTATACACTTAAACTTAATTTCTTAGAGAATATGGACTTGACATTGGTTCAAAGAAGTAATATCAAGAAGTACGTGCCATTTGTAAATATCTATACACTTTTAATCCTTCAAGGTATTATATTTGTCAATATCTTTCCTAGAGTGTATAGCATCTTTCACTCTGTAATAACCGCCATACTTATTGGTGTACTAATATGTTTTCTACCAGTGGCCATATTAGATGGTATGGGCAGGTATAACTCCAATAGGATTAGATTATTAACAACGGATTTTCTATCGGTATTACACAGTTTCCTAGAAATACGAAGTGATTTGCTCTACGCAATGGAAAAATCCATTGATAATATACCAGAGCCTTTAAAAAGTTTCGTCATAGAATGTGTGGTCCAAATTAAAAACGGAGTGGATATAGAAGTTGCACTTGATCTGCTATCCTACAAAGTCAACATACGTCAGTTTTATAGTGTCGTCTTAAATCTAAAGCAAGCGGTGAAAAGTAAAGGAGATGTTTTAGAACTGGTCAGAAGATTAGAGGACGAGGCCTTTATGCTGGAAGAAGAATTTGACAACCGAAAGATGAAGAGTTGGTCAGACCGAATATTAGTTAACATCATCATGGTAATAGCCATTCTAGTTGTGTATTATTGCGTTCAACTAAATGCAACATTAAGAACTTTATATTTAGGTACCACAGAAGGAAGAATAATCTTGAATGTATCATCGTTGTTATTTGCAATTGGATTTTATTTTAATCTTAAAATAGAAAAATTTAACCATTAGGAGGTTGTGATTGTGCAAGTAAATTTACTAGAGGTATATACTAGGGAAAAGATTGTTGAAGATATCAACAAATATGGTGGTTATCCAGTAATTGAAATGATTCAAGATACATTTAGGATGAAAGCCAAGCCAACAGGACATAATCTATATGCTGATGGCGGGATGGGATTTAATGTGAATGGTGGTAGTTTAAATCCTGAAACCCCACAGCATACATGTGTTAGCATATCAAAAGATGCTAGATTGTATCGAATAGAGCCTAACCCATATTGGGATGGAAAATCCCTTAACAATATAGGTATCTTAAATAATGAAAATAGATTAATTGGTGTCATTTATTACCCTGAGCACCTATATAATGGGGGTTTAAAGGAAGGAACTTTTAAAATGTTGACTAAAGCTATATTGGGTAAGAAGGAGGAGCATACCAAGTAATGATGCCATTAATATTAGCTGCATCAATACCCTTACTGGAAAAATTGATTACACTAATAGTAAGCATAAACAGAAGAAGGAGGAGTTAATATGAGAAAACATGGACATGGAATGGTTGCAGCACAAAGAATACTGCAAGAACGTTTCAATAATGAAAATGTAATTGTCGTACATCTGGACACAGAAAATGATAGACGAAGTACGAAAGAAGGTGTCATCATTGGGATGTCTTCAGCTAATAAACCAATTGAGTCATGTAGCTATGTGAACAAAAATCAATAGATGGGGAGGATGTGCATGTGAATACAGATCTTATCCTGAACATGATGCAGACAAATTATATATTTACGCTATTACTGCTTGTTGTAGTGGTAGTTACCATATACCTGGCTGTTCAATTATATAAGTATGTGACCTCAAAATTAGACAGGACATTGGATAAATTAATAAGTTATCGTAAGCAAAAGCGAATATTCAAGATGGCCAATATGAGAGTTAAACTAAATAATAAACAAATGCAGAGCTTTTACAAAAGATGTGAACTTCGAATGCTTAGGGCAGGAGAGAATAGAAAAAGTATGGTATATAGCTATATACTAATGGGTTATGGCTTCCCGTTATTCCTCTTGCTAGCCTTAATATTAGCTGGATATTTTATAGAAGCCATGCTACTAGGATTTGTTGCTAAGGGACTTATTGAATTATACATTGTAAGTGAAATAGAAAAGCAAGAAAGAATGTTTCACATTGAAGGTTACAAGATATATAAGTTTTTGAACAATCAAGTAAGTAGTGGAATAAGTACCTCAACAGCAGTCAAAAACTTATACAAAGCCGTTCATGATCCCCTATTAAAAAGTCGATTGATGTTAATGGGGTCTACGTATATCAGTACAAATGACATAGACAAGTCCCTATCATACATAACCAATTATTATAAAACCTATGAGGCTAAATCCCTGGCTATTGCAATAAAACAGGGTGTAAAGACTGGACAAAACAGTAATACAATAGATAAGAAGGAAAAAAAGCTATTTGGAAAATATATGAATATCATAAAGTTAGAAACAGAAAAAATAAAAATGAAACGCATTGGCATAGCATTTATGTTTGTAGTCATCATCATGATTATTGCATTCTACCCAATTTTTAAAGAACTGGGCAATGCTAAACAAGCGATATTTTAAAACAATGAGGAGGAATAAAAATGAGTCAATTAACAAAATTATGTATTAAGGTAAAATGCACACTAAAGGATAAGGTTAGCATGTTCCTAGAAGATGAAAGAGGGGTATCATTCATCGGTATGTTAATCGCATTAGCTATCGTTGTGCTAGTTGGTGCCTACGTAGCTTTGCCTGGATTTAGAACTTTTATGAGTGATCTAATGACTGATTTAGGCACTTGGTATACAACTAATATAAAAGATAAAATTTTTCCAACAGCATAAGTAGGTGAGTCAATGGATAGCATTATAGGGATAGTTTTTAAAGGGATAGGCATGGTGTTTTTAGTAGCCTTCGTGGTTATATTACTTCAAATATTTATTCCCTTTGCAGCGGAAAGAGAATTTGCTATAGCAAACACCCCATATAAAGACAAAGCTTTAAAAGATGGGGGATTAACAAGTCTTGAAATTACAGAGCTGAAAAATAAGCTTAGTGCAATGGATGGCATTGAAGATTTGACTGTCAACATAAGTTTGCGTAACACAAGGAAGTACCAGGAAGATATTGTATATACCGTAACAGCGAAATATAGGTACAGTACATTGGTATCAATATTCACAAGGAAAATGGAAGAAGTAACATTAACGTATAAGCGTCAGTTTCCCAATAAAAAAGTGTTAAACTAAGGAAAGGCGAAGTGGTCAATGTGAAATGTTTAAAAGACAATAAGGGTAGTTCAGGTATTTTGTCCATACTTCTAATTGCATTCTTTGTTATTTTCCTTATTATGCCCGTCTTTGCAGCTGTATTTGAAAAGCAAATGATGACTAAAATAGCTAGAGATACAAAAAGTATTATAAAAGACTCCTTAGAAGCTACATACACAACGCTCAATATAGAAAAAACATCCATAAAAGATATTGAGTTTACCAGTGATTTTAAGCAAATATTTGATAAGTACGTAATAGATAACTTAAACTTAAATGTAGATTTTACACCAACAGATAAAAGTATGGCAGATGCAAAAGTGCAAGTGACAGAATTACAATATGAAGATCGCACAAGAAAATTTATTAACGTAAAAGTCATTTTACCCATTAAACCACACATCTACCGTCAGATATTGTTAAGTATAATGGGAAAAGAATGGATAGGCTATGAGATTCCATATACTCTTAGCCTACCAGTTGACAATTAGAGGGAGGTTGATGGATGTTAAGGCAGATAAAACTTAATAAGATTCTCATCTTTATTATCATACTTCTTGCAGCTCTTGGAGGCATTGTTTATCTTATTAAGAGTACTGTACCAATGGAGCTAGAAAAAACAGTATATGTATTCAGTAAAAGCCTTGAAAGAAATACAAAAATAACAGATGAGTATATCTCGGAGAAAAAATTTCGATTATTAAACGTTCCTAGTGGAGCTATAACAGATAAAAGTATGGTGATAAATAACTATACATCACGTTCTGTTGAAAAGGGTGAAGTAATAAGTAAAAACAGTTATGCGGAAGAAAAAAAAGAGAGTACATACATGGCAAAACAAGGACATGTTCTTGTAACGATCAAGTTTGATAGTCCAGACAGGGCTAACGGATTTAATGTAGATAAGAACCAGAAAATAAGATTAATTTATTCACCATCTAGTGGACTAGCAGAAACAGTTCCAGAGCACTTTAAAATAACGAAAGTTATAGATGCTGAGATTATTGAAATACAAGATATTAATCTCTTTACAGAAGGTGAATTAGATTATATGGATGCAAAAGCAATGTATATAACATTTGAAGTCACAGAAACAGATGCTATTTTCATTGTTGAAGTAAAGGACAAAGGTCGAATAGAAATTATAAGTTAGGGAGGATTACACATGGAATATTTAAAAAAGCAAGAAAATGAAGTAATTTATAAAACTGGAGAAGATGGCGTTGTAAATTGTTTTAAAGCTAATTTTGGTGACACTTATACACAGATAAAAAAATATGAAAATCTGGATTTAGATGACTTATACGGTGCGTTATTTAAAGTCTGTAATATACCCTTTGCAAAGATAAAAACATCATTAGTATACGGACAAGTCAGAGATGAGGAAGATTTTTATGTTGATGATGTTGGTGTTGAAATAGATGAAACGAATATAACACTATCGCTAGAACTAAAGATTAGAAGTGTAAAAGACAATCAAGCATATGAGATGCTTTTTAAAGAAATTGACATAAAGGATGTCTCCATGAACAGTTATTCAAGGCCTCATGAAGGGACTGAGAAATATTATGTAAGCAGTTTAAATCGTTACTTAAAGGTATTTAAGATAATGGAGGGAAAAAAAGAAATCGTCTTTGTACGTGAAAGAATACAGGAAGAACGGCTTATGGATTCATCTACTCATCGAATATTTTTTAGATTTATAAAACAAGATTGAAAAAATCACTCAAAAGTGATATAATAATATTGTAAACAGAAGTTGCTACAGTCAAGAAGTACCGCAAATACTTCTTGACTAAAATAGGTGCCCATACACCCACACAAAACGCATTTGTAGCAACTATATAAAATATAAATTAAATTTATGTAGTTGTCAATACAAGGTAGAAAGTCTTCTTTT encodes the following:
- a CDS encoding response regulator; protein product: MKRKIAIATAIERLNETLIEKINNKYTCEIVLYRGYLIEHAFDIVILSSRLDGEEDLETTFLELIKQGKRIIFLTTSDNEEEKRLCIKYGVFDIIFDSLKPSDIIHLIENPKSVKEMSHVIETLREKPDDNNESKTNSLKVEIVDESINQPKSEPTKKNIVHKINKLTKKNSLLDVDSNELNGKENNTLDKMNLYKEGKKEPKEDIERPVVTIIKDKIIGTLVIAVTGSMQRIGTTHTCISIASYLKSLNQSVGVVEMHESDNFSILRNAYEDVIEKEKGFLLNGFHFYSYEDSINFFEILHNDFNYIVLDMGDFKTCNKTEFLRANIRIVVSGVKDWEIPNLDQYLKEKDLKNKSKYYFTFSNKELFKFVKYNLSGLECYMAPFTPDPFTVDENEVFSSMLKDVIPTNTMKKKKRLFNIWKGGIGK
- a CDS encoding pilus assembly FimT family protein translates to MSQLTKLCIKVKCTLKDKVSMFLEDERGVSFIGMLIALAIVVLVGAYVALPGFRTFMSDLMTDLGTWYTTNIKDKIFPTA
- a CDS encoding ATPase, T2SS/T4P/T4SS family, which codes for MPTINTFTKREQTKHIERDLVNKNELSLIEEIRHKIVTEHALLIHRISEGADKEPLLKEIKKMIDTYPYGDKERIFQEINNFMYGYGILQDLITDDTISDIDFTRYNYCTIKRNGVKEEGNISFINTKEFQDFAMLMIARNGGIIDENNTHCRVSDEKYRLRINVSIPPRNVTGASMITRKHPIHPYNLDDLVKLNMLTEKQKEFLICNEKNLSLNLIICGKGASGKTTLLRAILMEAYPMNTYLVCEKDTELYMNDYDNFVIQRIKKKELGGVKVELEDLVREGLTMSVDCMVVGEIVDSEAYSLIKAGSTDHKIRATLHSKGAEAAINRLITLMESADKKIPIHTLKAITSQAVDIIIYMSDFKVQQIVKVQGYNREKDTFEFVDITEGGAEHAK
- a CDS encoding type II secretion system F family protein, encoding MLNELIELYAIATLSWPIFILFIIILVTTILIVGIVTLKLPIGSTLSTTVKSIKGGFKKLDRKANRNLIRIVQSQMKDDYTLKLNFLENMDLTLVQRSNIKKYVPFVNIYTLLILQGIIFVNIFPRVYSIFHSVITAILIGVLICFLPVAILDGMGRYNSNRIRLLTTDFLSVLHSFLEIRSDLLYAMEKSIDNIPEPLKSFVIECVVQIKNGVDIEVALDLLSYKVNIRQFYSVVLNLKQAVKSKGDVLELVRRLEDEAFMLEEEFDNRKMKSWSDRILVNIIMVIAILVVYYCVQLNATLRTLYLGTTEGRIILNVSSLLFAIGFYFNLKIEKFNH
- a CDS encoding M23 family metallopeptidase, producing MEQFIKRKIQMFLLKKSPYLLLIVLFIVIIIGIAEMISKIPFVGGSLNQEKIKEVQAEIGDQIGIINYDKVKKYIEIEENSYPKNQNANILVYEETLTEIAHRDDNFLLAKANHDKTENVLFRIGDTTRVYRLWWQFLAGVDVIATTSNDIKDMSVMNVVKKKLSPIFEYTFNMNNLSDFEYYQTQYSSVYTHKKTYKNGVFEGSERHQINTTKKIPLPYLKSVSTMFENKTFSYNKTIIETSEWHLTDQKAEVRYEYEQSEDGNYVYVNGNYERRTSANKNSEQGGYIEDDKGAYVKVSSYYISYNQKYHKGKQRYSYEEPTLRERYNRIKITEELYIYNRTKTEGYNIVNSSSQNTRYDEFIATHNLEDKLVEKDKELILHTGALFPESYEFSYNANTYLGHNSKLIVNGGYEGTGSYKVTDEQTKFILPIKFSENVNEKKINISSHFGPGTLTMNGITKHRFHHGTDFPIIVGTPIIAASKGKILRTGNGKIAGNYVVIKHDDGFITKYFHLNLIMCKKDQEIDTGEIIGLSGNTGYSTGPHLHFEVINPQGNHENAMIYLPLVKDD
- a CDS encoding SAF domain-containing protein; this encodes MLRQIKLNKILIFIIILLAALGGIVYLIKSTVPMELEKTVYVFSKSLERNTKITDEYISEKKFRLLNVPSGAITDKSMVINNYTSRSVEKGEVISKNSYAEEKKESTYMAKQGHVLVTIKFDSPDRANGFNVDKNQKIRLIYSPSSGLAETVPEHFKITKVIDAEIIEIQDINLFTEGELDYMDAKAMYITFEVTETDAIFIVEVKDKGRIEIIS